The DNA window CGTGGGAGAATATCGGCGGCCGCGCCGAATTCATCACCTTCTCGCTCGACGGGACTTCCGAGTGGTGGAACCCGGTGAGCTGGATCAAGGCGCTGCGGTCAGGCCGCGCCGGCACCTCGCTCCGGAATAATTGATGGCGGCGCGGGGCTGATGGCGCAGGAGCCGCCGACCACCGAGGCGCATATCGAGCGTCCCGGTCCGGCGGAGTTCCGCGACCCCGTCGTCCGCCGCGAGATGCGCCGCGCCGCCGTGTGGTTCGGCATGGCGCTGGCGATCGCCGGCATCATTTTTCTCGCCCAGTCGCTGCTGCTGATTGTCGGCGGCATCATTTTCGCCGTGCTTCTCGATGGCGGTGCGCGCCTGCTGAAGCGAGTCCTGCCGATCCCGCGCGGGTGGCGGCTGATGCTGGTCATCCTGCTCGGCTTCGGGTTCATCGGCTGGGTTTTCTATTTTGCCGGCACCACCATCGCGGCGCAGTTCGAAGCGCTGCGCGCGGTGCTGACGGTCCAGTTCAACCGCCTGATCGACTTTGCCGCGTCGCTCGGTTTGATGCCGAAGGGCCCGCCGGGCGAGCTCGGCACCCAGCTGCTCGGCTCCGTCGGACGGCTCACCAGCGCGCTCGGAAGCGCCGTCGGCGCGCTGACGAGCGTGCTGTTGATGATCGTGATCGGTATCTTCCTCGCCGCCGAGCCGCGCATCTACGACCGCGGGATCGCCTGGATGATGCCTCTGCGGCACCGCGCGGCCTTCTATCGGGTTGCCGACCATGTCGCCTTCACCATCCGCCGGCTCCTTTTCGGCCGGCTCGTCGGCATGATCTTCGAAGGCGTCTTCACCTGGTTCATGCTGGCCTATGTCAGCCAGCTGTTCGGGCTCGACCCGATCCCAATGGCGGCGCTGCTCGGGCTCGTCACCGGCGTGCTCGCGTTCATTCCGAACATCGGCGCGATCACGTCTGGCATATTGATGGTCGCGGTTGGCTTCAGCGCCGGGCCGCACGAAGGCATCTACGCCATCTTCGTCTACTTCTTCGTCCAAAACATCGACGGCTATCTGGTCGTGCCATACATCGCCCGGCGCACCGTCGATCTCGCTCCTGCGGTCGTGCTGGCGATGCAGCTGCTGATGGGCGCGCTGTTCGGGATCCTCGGCGTCCTGTTCGCGGACCCGATCCTTGCGACCCTGAAGGTCGTGCTGGTGGACCTCAGCCGCAAACATGCGGCGGAAGAGAATGAGGAACAGGAAGTCGTCGCAGCGGCGCCCTAGCGCCGGCGCGGCTTATTGCTGCGGCTGGGGACCGCCGCCGCCGCCTTGCATCAGCGCGGCGTTGGGAACGACCTTCACGACCTTGACGTCGAAATCGAGGTCGGAATTCGGCGGGATCGGCGCACCCGGCGGCGGGTTCGCGCCATAGGCGAGCTTCGCCGGAATGTGGATCTTGTAGCTTCCGCCTTCCTGCATCCGCATCAGCGCGTCGGCGAAGCCGGGCATCACCTGGCTGGGAAGAAGCGGCACCGGACCCTTGCCCATGGTCGATTCGAAGACCTTGCCGTCCGGCAGGCGGCCTTCATATTCGATCAGGACGCCGTCCTGCGCCTGGACGTTCGGGCCGCGGCCGGCCTGGAGCGTCTCGACCTGCACCGTGCGCTGACGGACCGAATGCGCGCCAAGCCACGCAAGCGCGACTCCCGCGCCGATGACCAGCAGGAACGCCAGCCACAGTCCGATCGTCCTCCCGCGATTCGCGGGGCGATGGGCGGCTTCGGCGACGGACACTTGGCTTAAGCGCGGATGCTTAGCGCGCGCTCTCGCGCTCGACGCGCTTGCGCTCGAGCTTGCGGGCGCGGCGAATCGCGGCGGCACGCTCACGAGCGCGCTTTTCCGACGGCTTCTCGTAGTGACGGCGCAGCTTCATCTCGCGGTAGACGCCCTCGCGCTGCAGCTTCTTCTTGAGCGCGCGCAGCGCCTGCTCGACATTATTGTCGCGAACGATGATCTGCATAAACTCTCGTCACAACCCTTCTGTGCAATAGATAGCGGCCTCCGGAGACAGTTCCTCGGGAGGCGGGCTCGGGCCATTAGCAGCGTCGCGCTTTCGCTTCAACCCGCGATCGACGGCACCATCATGCGATGAATCGTGGGGTCAGGGCGATGGGCCGCGCAACAAAGTCGCAAGGGTTATCGGCGATTAACCCTTTGATTGTTATATCAGTCGTCCAAGAGCGGAGGGAAATGGATGACTTTTGACCGGAGAGAAATGTTGCGTCTGGGTGCCGCTGGCGCCGCTGGACTCATCCTCTCGTCGGCCGCCGGCTCGCAGGTCCTTCCGGGCCTCGTGATGCCGGGACAGCCCGCCGGTTCGGCGCCCCTGCCGCCGGTTCCGGCGCAGCCGCAGGCGCTGACCGCACCGGGCGGAATCAACCCGCACCTGTTCGCCCGCGCCAAGGCCGCGCTCGACCAGCACCGCATCCGCGCCCGCGACTGGATGGGCGTCGTCGATTTCTCGCTGCCGTCAAGCGAACCGCGCTTCCACGTGGTCGACCTGCGCTCGGGCGAAGTCGAAAGCTTCCGCGTCGCGCACGGTTCGGGCTCCGATCCGCGTCACTGCGGCCAAGTCGAGCGCTTCTCGAACGAGTTCGGTTCGTACGCGAGCTCGAACGGCACCTACACGACCGGCGAATATTATCAGGGCAAGTACGGCCTCTCGATGAAGACGCACGGCCTCGACTGGACCAACAACAACGCCGAGCCGCGCGCCATCGTCATCCACAACGCCTGGTATGCCGAGCCGGAAGTGCTCGCCGCCCACGGCAAGCTCGGCCGCAGCCAGGGCTGCTTCGCGTTCAGCCGCGAGGACCAGTGGAAGGTGATGCGCAAGATCGCCGGCGGCCGCATGATCTACGCGGATAAGCTCGCTTAAGGGTTAGTCGCTCCCCGCAATAAAAAAGCCCCGGCGTCACCGCCGGGGCTTTTTCTTATTTGCTTGCGACCTGCGTTGCCGGCTTGCCTGTAATGGCGCCGCCGTCCCTCGTCTTCAGCGCCGCGAGCGCCTTGCCGTCGCGGCCGTACAGGTCGGCATAGTCGACCATCCGTCCGTCGTTGAGCCCGGCGGTGGTGAAGTAAACGATATAGACCGGCACCGGCTTCACGAAGTCGGCCTGCTTGGTCTTGCCCGTCGCAAGCTGCGCGTCGATCTTCTCGCGGGTCCATTCGCCGCCGTCGTCGCCCCCAAGTTCCGCCGCCAGGTCATGGATGTTCTGGGTGCGGATGCAGCCGTGGCTGAGCGCACGCATGCGACTGCTAAACCGGCTCCGCGCATTGGTGTCGTGCAAATAGATGTTGTGCGGATTGTACATCACGAACTTCATCTGCCCGAGCGCGTTCGACGGCCCCGGCGGCTGGCGCCAGCGTTGAACCTTGCCGTCTTTGCCCTTGACCGCGACATAGCCGGCCTTGCCGGCCACTTCCCTGGTGATGCTCGGCGGCACTTCCCACCACGGGTTGAGCATGACGCCGGTCGCCATGGCCGAAAGCTGCGGCGTCGGCGTCTTCACCGACCCGGCAATCGCCCGCTGCTTCCATCGGTTGACGCCATTCTCGACCAGCGTCGCGTGGAAGCCCGGCACGTTGACGATGATGTACTTCGAACCCAGGTCGCGCGGCAGCCAGCGCCAGCGATCGAGGTTCAGCCGGATCCGGTCCCGCTTCGCCGTTTCCCCAGCGGGCGTCGCCGCAAGCGCCGCCTTCAGCGCGGCATATTGAGGGTGAGTCGGCAGCAGGCCGTTCAATGCTCCGGCAATGTCCCGGCGCGCCACCGCGGCACGCAGCAACGCGTCCTGGCGCTCGGCGTCGAGGTCCTTGTCGACCACGAACCATTGCACGCGTCCGGCCTTCTTCACGTGGCCGAGCGCAAGGTCGGAGGACAATTTGTTGAACCGCTCGGTCGCTGCTGCGGACACCGCCATTGGGTCGCGCGCCGCGATCGCGGCAGCCAGAGCCTCGGGTTGATAATCTGCAGGATTGAGGCCTTCGGCCCCGACCTGGCGAATATAGTTGAGCAGGTCTGTCGCGCTGACGAGATCCCAGATCACCGGCGGCAACGGCGCCGGTGCGGGCGCGGCTTGCGGCTGCCCGGCTTGAGCCGGTGCAACCGCGGGCGCCACTTGCGCCAGCGCAGGCGCCGCAGCTGCCGAAGCAAGCAGAGTCAGGACCAGTGCGCGATTAATGCGCTTCGTCAGCAAGCCGTTCATTTGAAAAGATAACCCCCGCAAGTTCCGAACCCATACTATGCGCCGCCGGGCGCCGCCAGAGACTGCGCGCAACAGTTGCAGCCAATCCGGCTCGGCTCATCGCAAACCAATCCTTAAGCGGACATGGCTAAGCTGCTCTTGCTGTATTGGGAGTAGTGGAAGTGGCGACCGGGTTCTTTCTCGACGGCGGCATGATCCCGCGTTCGGCGGCGAGGACGATCGACGAGCGCGACGAACCGCGCCACCTGGCCGAATCGAGCACTGCCGTTCTCGAGTTCCGCGGCCGCAAGCACGTCGTCCGCCTCGTCAACGTGTCCCGCTCCGGCGCGATGGTCATCTTCCCGCATGTCCCGAACATCGGCGAGCGGCTGCTGCTGCAGCTTCTTGACCGCGGACTCGTCTCGTCACAGGTGCGCTGGGTCAAGGACGGGCGGATCGGCCTCTCCTTCGGCAAGCCTGACTGAAGCCTTGGAGATGAGTTTCGTGAGTATCAGGGCGCGTATCGCCGAGGACTCTGCCGAGCGCCGGCTGTCATGGCGCGTACCGGTCGAACTCGACGCCAAGATGCGCGAGCTCGGCACCAGCGGCGTCGAGGCCAAGGTGCTCAACATCTCGGAAAACGGATTCATGGCGGCCGCCGACGGCGCTTTCGAAGTCGGCGCTCGCGTGTGGCTGATGCTGCCGGGCCGCGACCGCGCCAATGCGGTCATCAAATGGACCGCCGCCGGCAAAATCGGCGCGGAGTTCGCCGAGCCGATCTCGCTGGACGGACTCGCCCGCTAAGCCTGCCAACGCCGTCACCGTTCGTCCCGCGCCCGGCGCGAAAAACCGCAACCTGTTTAAGTGTCTGAAACCGCAGCCGCCCCGGACCGTTAGCAGCGGGAAAGGAAGGTCCTCTTATGGCCATGTTGTTCGGCGACGCCTGGAAACCGGAAGAGCGCGGCTACCACGCCGTCTACCGCGAGCATGAAGTGAACCACTGCCCCGGCTGCGGCCGGACCCAGTGGCTGATCGGCCGCGTATCGGCCGAATGCGCCTTCTGCTCGACAGCGCTGCCGCTCGCCGAAGCAAGCATGCGGTCCCACAATGGACCGGTCGTCATCCAGCACAAGAATCGCGAGCTTCGCGACTGGGCTGCCTGAGGCTCAGGCCTTCTTCCTGACCGGCACCGGCACCGCACAAAGGGCCGCGCCCGGCGACGGCGTTCCATAATCAGACCGATGCGAGGCCAGCTGGACATAGTCCGCGAACGCCGGCGAACCGGTCTTCAGATACTCAAAGCGAGGCCGGGTAGCGGCCGGCATGTCGGCTGCGACATGCACGCCCGTAATGACCGTCGGCGCCTGATCCTTCGCA is part of the Sphingomicrobium sp. genome and encodes:
- a CDS encoding AI-2E family transporter, producing MAQEPPTTEAHIERPGPAEFRDPVVRREMRRAAVWFGMALAIAGIIFLAQSLLLIVGGIIFAVLLDGGARLLKRVLPIPRGWRLMLVILLGFGFIGWVFYFAGTTIAAQFEALRAVLTVQFNRLIDFAASLGLMPKGPPGELGTQLLGSVGRLTSALGSAVGALTSVLLMIVIGIFLAAEPRIYDRGIAWMMPLRHRAAFYRVADHVAFTIRRLLFGRLVGMIFEGVFTWFMLAYVSQLFGLDPIPMAALLGLVTGVLAFIPNIGAITSGILMVAVGFSAGPHEGIYAIFVYFFVQNIDGYLVVPYIARRTVDLAPAVVLAMQLLMGALFGILGVLFADPILATLKVVLVDLSRKHAAEENEEQEVVAAAP
- a CDS encoding FKBP-type peptidyl-prolyl cis-trans isomerase produces the protein MSVAEAAHRPANRGRTIGLWLAFLLVIGAGVALAWLGAHSVRQRTVQVETLQAGRGPNVQAQDGVLIEYEGRLPDGKVFESTMGKGPVPLLPSQVMPGFADALMRMQEGGSYKIHIPAKLAYGANPPPGAPIPPNSDLDFDVKVVKVVPNAALMQGGGGGPQPQQ
- the rpsU gene encoding 30S ribosomal protein S21; its protein translation is MQIIVRDNNVEQALRALKKKLQREGVYREMKLRRHYEKPSEKRARERAAAIRRARKLERKRVERESAR
- a CDS encoding murein L,D-transpeptidase catalytic domain family protein; translated protein: MLRLGAAGAAGLILSSAAGSQVLPGLVMPGQPAGSAPLPPVPAQPQALTAPGGINPHLFARAKAALDQHRIRARDWMGVVDFSLPSSEPRFHVVDLRSGEVESFRVAHGSGSDPRHCGQVERFSNEFGSYASSNGTYTTGEYYQGKYGLSMKTHGLDWTNNNAEPRAIVIHNAWYAEPEVLAAHGKLGRSQGCFAFSREDQWKVMRKIAGGRMIYADKLA
- a CDS encoding L,D-transpeptidase family protein, encoding MNGLLTKRINRALVLTLLASAAAAPALAQVAPAVAPAQAGQPQAAPAPAPLPPVIWDLVSATDLLNYIRQVGAEGLNPADYQPEALAAAIAARDPMAVSAAATERFNKLSSDLALGHVKKAGRVQWFVVDKDLDAERQDALLRAAVARRDIAGALNGLLPTHPQYAALKAALAATPAGETAKRDRIRLNLDRWRWLPRDLGSKYIIVNVPGFHATLVENGVNRWKQRAIAGSVKTPTPQLSAMATGVMLNPWWEVPPSITREVAGKAGYVAVKGKDGKVQRWRQPPGPSNALGQMKFVMYNPHNIYLHDTNARSRFSSRMRALSHGCIRTQNIHDLAAELGGDDGGEWTREKIDAQLATGKTKQADFVKPVPVYIVYFTTAGLNDGRMVDYADLYGRDGKALAALKTRDGGAITGKPATQVASK
- a CDS encoding PilZ domain-containing protein, whose amino-acid sequence is MATGFFLDGGMIPRSAARTIDERDEPRHLAESSTAVLEFRGRKHVVRLVNVSRSGAMVIFPHVPNIGERLLLQLLDRGLVSSQVRWVKDGRIGLSFGKPD
- a CDS encoding PilZ domain-containing protein, with protein sequence MSIRARIAEDSAERRLSWRVPVELDAKMRELGTSGVEAKVLNISENGFMAAADGAFEVGARVWLMLPGRDRANAVIKWTAAGKIGAEFAEPISLDGLAR